A single Clostridium taeniosporum DNA region contains:
- a CDS encoding CGGC domain-containing protein, whose amino-acid sequence MKIAIGVCEKINGICTTMGCFKALNNREKSFSVYKNENLELMSFFTCDACSNNSDENLISIAEKLEQAGVKKLHLGVCIVKCETKRTNEIKAIFEKYNIEVIEGTH is encoded by the coding sequence ATGAAAATAGCTATTGGGGTATGCGAAAAAATTAATGGAATATGTACAACTATGGGATGTTTTAAGGCTTTAAACAATAGAGAAAAAAGCTTTAGTGTGTATAAAAATGAAAATTTAGAGCTTATGTCCTTTTTTACATGTGATGCATGTTCAAATAATTCAGATGAAAATTTAATTAGTATTGCTGAAAAATTAGAACAAGCAGGGGTTAAAAAGCTTCACTTAGGTGTTTGTATTGTTAAATGTGAAACTAAGAGAACTAATGAAATAAAGGCAATATTTGAAAAATATAATATAGAAGTAATAGAAGGTACTCATTAA
- a CDS encoding ABC transporter substrate-binding protein, which yields MKKIVSIILAVFVMFGINGCSNNTKTESKTQINVENSDKQSLHYPVTITTYNYAKQPVKVTFEKSPERVVAVYQNSIETLLALGLGDKIIAASGLDHDVKDEYKNAFSKLKYYEKAPTKEEVIGLQPDFILSWYSLFGAKRLGDVDFWHERGIKTYMSQNSGVIKPNTLQNEYDDILNMGKIFNVEDKANEIVNTMKQEIEKSKEFVKGKEKVKTVILEVEKDGVYRIYGEDSIGGDIAKEVGADLVAKSNGKIGNEDLIKLNPDVIFTVYYGKEIDRDSALKSIQENPALSSVSAIKKKRVNPIMLSEVYSSGIRTLDGIKTISKGLYPELYGNN from the coding sequence ATGAAAAAGATAGTAAGTATTATTTTAGCGGTTTTTGTTATGTTTGGGATAAATGGATGTAGTAATAATACAAAAACTGAATCTAAAACACAGATTAATGTAGAAAATAGTGATAAGCAATCATTACATTACCCAGTTACCATTACAACGTATAACTATGCTAAGCAACCAGTTAAAGTTACATTTGAAAAATCACCAGAAAGGGTTGTTGCAGTATATCAAAATTCTATAGAAACATTATTGGCATTAGGATTAGGGGATAAAATTATTGCAGCATCAGGACTAGATCACGATGTTAAAGATGAATATAAAAATGCTTTTAGTAAGTTAAAGTATTATGAAAAAGCACCTACAAAAGAAGAAGTTATTGGATTACAACCTGATTTTATTTTGAGTTGGTATTCTTTGTTTGGTGCGAAAAGACTTGGAGATGTAGACTTTTGGCATGAAAGAGGAATAAAGACATATATGTCACAAAACAGTGGGGTTATTAAACCAAATACCTTACAAAATGAATATGATGATATTTTAAATATGGGAAAAATTTTTAACGTAGAAGATAAAGCTAATGAAATAGTTAATACAATGAAACAGGAAATTGAAAAATCAAAAGAGTTTGTTAAAGGAAAAGAGAAGGTTAAAACAGTTATTTTAGAAGTAGAAAAAGATGGTGTATATAGAATTTATGGAGAAGACAGTATAGGTGGAGATATTGCAAAAGAAGTTGGAGCAGATTTAGTAGCAAAATCAAATGGTAAAATAGGAAATGAAGATTTAATAAAGCTTAATCCAGATGTGATCTTTACTGTTTATTATGGTAAAGAAATTGATAGAGATTCTGCACTAAAAAGTATTCAGGAAAATCCAGCACTTTCAAGTGTTTCAGCCATAAAGAAAAAACGTGTTAATCCTATAATGCTAAGTGAAGTTTATTCTAGTGGTATCAGAACTTTAGATGGTATAAAAACAATTTCAAAAGGATTATATCCTGAACTATATGGAAATAACTAA
- a CDS encoding FecCD family ABC transporter permease: MKRNYKNNIQNGLFEGTSMYIGVSIVLLAVLIFSILITVTIGSVDISIKDVYEIIIYKLFGIGDATYLSSGPVHDIIWFIRLPRIILAVTVGIGLSISGVIMQAVVKNPLADPYILGVSSGASLGATLAILLGIGIFFGSNYIGICAFIGAFAVSILVLTLANVNGRANSTKLLLAGMALSTVCSAFSSFIVYFADDRNGMQSITYWLMGSLGGAKWENIKIIIPVVMVATLFFITQYRTLNLMLLGDDVSITLGTDLQKYRQVYLIIISIVIGFIVYSSGMIGFVGLIIPHIARMIFGTDHKRIIILSVLIGAIFLVWADVLSRIIIPGCELPIGILISMIGAPSFIYLMISKSYGFGGNS, from the coding sequence ATGAAAAGAAATTATAAAAATAATATACAAAATGGTTTATTTGAGGGAACATCTATGTATATAGGTGTTTCCATTGTACTTTTAGCTGTTTTGATTTTTTCTATTTTAATAACTGTAACTATAGGTTCTGTTGACATATCAATAAAAGATGTTTATGAAATTATAATATACAAACTGTTTGGTATTGGTGATGCTACATATTTATCAAGTGGACCTGTTCATGATATTATATGGTTTATAAGGCTTCCAAGGATTATTTTGGCAGTTACTGTAGGGATAGGGCTTTCGATATCTGGAGTTATAATGCAAGCAGTGGTGAAAAATCCCTTGGCAGATCCATACATATTAGGTGTTTCTTCAGGTGCATCATTAGGAGCTACATTAGCTATTTTACTTGGCATAGGCATTTTTTTTGGCAGTAATTATATAGGAATATGTGCTTTCATAGGAGCATTTGCAGTATCAATACTTGTATTAACTCTTGCAAATGTAAACGGAAGGGCTAATTCAACTAAGCTTTTATTAGCAGGAATGGCATTAAGTACTGTATGTTCAGCATTTTCAAGCTTTATTGTATACTTTGCAGATGACAGAAATGGTATGCAAAGTATAACATATTGGTTAATGGGAAGTTTAGGTGGTGCAAAATGGGAAAATATAAAAATAATAATTCCAGTTGTGATGGTAGCTACATTATTTTTTATTACTCAATATAGAACGCTAAATTTAATGTTACTTGGTGATGATGTTTCTATAACTTTGGGTACAGATTTACAGAAGTATAGGCAAGTTTATTTAATAATTATATCTATTGTAATTGGTTTTATAGTATATTCATCAGGAATGATTGGATTTGTTGGACTTATTATTCCACATATTGCAAGAATGATATTTGGAACAGATCATAAAAGAATTATTATATTATCAGTGTTAATAGGAGCTATATTTTTGGTTTGGGCAGATGTTTTATCGAGAATTATAATACCAGGATGTGAACTTCCAATAGGAATATTAATTTCTATGATAGGTGCTCCAAGCTTTATATATCTTATGATAAGTAAATCATATGGATTTGGAGGTAATTCTTGA
- a CDS encoding ABC transporter ATP-binding protein, translating to MNVKTLDVEFHLGESHILNGISINAKEKEFIGIIGPNGSGKSTLLKCIYRVLNPSTGAIFLDGKNINDFSMKESAKIMAVVSQHNNCNFDFTVADMVLMGRTPHKKFMESNNVEDYKIMEESLQKLGMLDYAKRSFLSLSGGEKQRIILARALAQKTECLILDEPTNHLDIKYQLQFMATVKKLGITVISVVHDLNIAALYCDKIYAIKEGKIIESGTPKEVLTEELIKCLYDVNAKIIEDEQTKTLNVIYKPFYME from the coding sequence ATGAATGTAAAAACTTTAGATGTTGAGTTCCATTTAGGGGAGAGTCATATTCTCAATGGAATAAGCATTAATGCGAAGGAAAAAGAATTTATTGGTATTATAGGACCTAATGGAAGTGGTAAAAGCACACTTTTAAAATGTATATATAGAGTATTAAATCCTTCTACAGGAGCTATATTTTTAGATGGTAAAAATATTAATGACTTTTCTATGAAAGAGAGTGCAAAAATAATGGCTGTAGTATCTCAACATAATAATTGTAATTTTGATTTTACTGTTGCAGATATGGTTCTTATGGGACGAACACCACATAAAAAGTTTATGGAAAGTAATAATGTTGAAGATTATAAGATAATGGAAGAGTCTTTGCAAAAACTAGGAATGCTTGATTATGCTAAACGAAGCTTTTTAAGTTTATCAGGTGGAGAAAAACAAAGAATAATTCTTGCAAGGGCTCTAGCTCAAAAAACAGAATGTCTTATTTTAGATGAACCTACAAATCATCTAGACATAAAGTATCAGCTTCAATTTATGGCTACAGTGAAAAAGCTTGGTATAACAGTTATATCTGTAGTTCATGATTTAAATATTGCAGCTTTATATTGCGATAAAATTTATGCTATTAAAGAAGGCAAAATTATTGAAAGTGGAACGCCAAAAGAAGTGTTAACTGAAGAATTAATAAAGTGTTTGTATGATGTTAACGCTAAGATTATAGAGGATGAACAAACAAAGACTTTAAATGTTATTTATAAACCTTTTTATATGGAATAA
- a CDS encoding YvrJ family protein, which translates to MEDMVMLITNVGFPIAVASYLLIRFESKIDALTVSINALTNVVVNNSKDGTKNV; encoded by the coding sequence ATGGAAGATATGGTGATGTTAATAACTAATGTTGGATTTCCTATTGCAGTTGCTTCTTATCTTTTAATAAGATTTGAATCTAAAATAGATGCTCTAACAGTATCTATTAATGCTTTAACTAATGTAGTTGTGAATAATTCTAAAGATGGAACTAAAAATGTATAA
- a CDS encoding endonuclease/exonuclease/phosphatase family protein, whose amino-acid sequence MNIINIGTWNLESDDSDANFLANQILENNLFKYDIWGFSEVKNKKVLDILTQTFTNHSGNKFSYFIGDTKNNDKLGIVYNTEKYELLKAGEIDTTDLGNPNHRDTLLGYFKQIESGKDFTIAVNHLARGNRESRLEQVKIFNLWSIEEIKKGNLIFAIGDYNFDWDIKLKKGNRSFDTFMAYNIYDWIMPEELIATNLHKKYNSILDFIFYADPNETIVEATSHILLKDISKDTPWGSDHRPVIASIKVQE is encoded by the coding sequence ATGAATATAATAAATATAGGAACATGGAACTTAGAATCTGATGACTCTGATGCTAATTTTCTTGCAAATCAAATTTTAGAAAATAATTTATTTAAATATGATATATGGGGATTTAGTGAAGTGAAAAATAAGAAAGTATTAGATATATTAACTCAAACCTTTACTAATCATAGTGGAAATAAATTCAGTTACTTTATTGGTGATACGAAAAATAATGATAAACTTGGTATAGTTTATAACACTGAAAAATATGAACTATTAAAAGCTGGAGAAATTGATACTACTGATCTAGGAAATCCAAATCATAGAGATACTCTTTTAGGATACTTTAAGCAAATAGAATCTGGTAAGGACTTTACAATTGCTGTAAATCATTTAGCTAGAGGAAATAGAGAAAGTCGTCTTGAACAAGTTAAAATATTTAACCTATGGTCAATTGAAGAAATTAAAAAAGGTAATTTGATTTTTGCTATTGGTGATTATAATTTTGACTGGGATATAAAATTAAAAAAAGGAAATCGTTCATTTGATACATTTATGGCATACAATATTTATGATTGGATTATGCCTGAAGAATTAATAGCTACTAATCTACATAAGAAGTACAACAGTATACTAGACTTTATATTCTATGCAGATCCAAATGAAACAATCGTTGAAGCAACTTCTCATATTCTTCTTAAAGATATTTCGAAAGATACTCCATGGGGAAGTGATCATAGACCTGTTATAGCTTCTATAAAAGTTCAGGAATAA
- a CDS encoding DUF1062 domain-containing protein produces the protein MSYLNKYQWEIIPKNLPIVIRNCPKCNEKVHYINSEKFRVNANKNSIDVWLIYQCEKCKSTWNMAIYERIKPYDINKYEYEEFLSNDKELALKYAFNLSIYNKSKAKVILEHINYALIKKKLETYYSTENELIIEIVCKYPIELRVDKLLSDQLKISRNKIKNMHKKGLIFIKDNKNSLNIKVKDKMEIHVLNNAEFKTINS, from the coding sequence ATGAGCTATTTAAATAAATATCAATGGGAGATAATCCCCAAAAATTTGCCAATAGTAATAAGAAACTGTCCTAAATGTAATGAAAAAGTACACTATATAAATAGTGAAAAATTTAGAGTAAATGCAAATAAAAATAGTATTGATGTTTGGCTGATTTATCAATGTGAAAAATGTAAATCCACTTGGAACATGGCAATATATGAAAGAATAAAGCCCTATGATATTAATAAATATGAGTATGAAGAATTTCTTTCTAATGATAAAGAATTAGCTTTAAAATATGCTTTTAATTTAAGTATATACAATAAAAGTAAAGCTAAAGTTATTCTAGAACACATTAATTATGCATTAATTAAAAAGAAATTAGAAACATATTATAGCACAGAAAATGAACTTATTATTGAAATAGTTTGTAAATATCCAATAGAACTTAGAGTAGACAAGCTTTTAAGTGATCAACTTAAAATTTCAAGAAACAAAATAAAAAATATGCATAAAAAAGGACTAATCTTTATTAAAGATAATAAAAATTCATTAAATATAAAAGTAAAAGATAAAATGGAGATACATGTTTTAAATAATGCTGAGTTTAAAACTATAAATTCATAA
- a CDS encoding DUF4865 family protein, with product MFEVTKEIMPQESLKNLKDKIEKDIPKIDNAEYVVIYNPDKWKYNTFYFIDDLSKVKSEKGVIYNILHIS from the coding sequence ATATTTGAAGTAACAAAAGAAATAATGCCTCAAGAAAGTTTGAAAAATTTAAAAGATAAAATAGAAAAAGATATACCTAAGATTGATAATGCAGAATATGTTGTTATTTATAATCCAGATAAATGGAAATATAATACATTTTATTTTATAGATGATTTAAGTAAAGTAAAATCAGAAAAAGGTGTAATTTATAATATACTTCATATATCATAA